The following proteins are co-located in the Castanea sativa cultivar Marrone di Chiusa Pesio chromosome 8, ASM4071231v1 genome:
- the LOC142606858 gene encoding ACD11 homolog protein, giving the protein MDTYRHGNNACSMTTPLSAMAEAFEELLEISKANQKGSEEEMRLDTFCDACSFVSVLFGCLGLAFKFAELEYVSKVHDLKEASRTYDTIEDILELDVANDTVKTPGSLSRNLRRVRQGLDLIRALFEQFLATEEYSLKEAASTAYAQVCAPYHSWTIRTAVAAGMYALPTRDQLLLRLNETDQSAEKKMRRYISAALPVIEYIDKLYLSRNVILDW; this is encoded by the exons ATGGATACGTACAGGCACGGCAATAATGCTTGCAGCATGACGACGCCTCTATCGGCTATGGCGGAGGCATTCGAGGAGCTGCTCGAGATTTCAAAAGCAAACCAGAAAGGCTCCGAAGAAGAGATGAGATTGGACACTTTCTGCGACGCCTGCTCTTTCGTCTCTGTTCTTTTTGGTTGCCTTGGCCTCGCTTTCAAGTTCGCCGAGTTGGAATACGTCTCCAAG GTACATGATCTTAAGGAAGCATCAAGGACATATGACACTATAGAAGATATACTTGAGCTTGATGTTGCAAATGACACGGTAAAGACACCCGGAAGCCTTTCACGTAATTTACGACGAGTAAGACAGGGTCTTGACCTCATCAGAGCTTTGTTTGAACAATTTTTGGCAACGGA AGAGTACTCTTTAAAGGAAGCAGCTTCTACAGCTTATGCACAAGTTTGTGCACCATACCACTCATGGACAATCAGGACAGCAGTTGCTGCTGGAATGTATGCTCTTCCTACAAGAGACCAACTTCTGCTGAGACTCAATGAAACTG ATCAGTCAGCagagaagaaaatgagaagGTATATCAGTGCAGCACTTCCGGTAATAGAGTACATTGACAAACTTTACCTCTCTAGGAATGTCATCTTGGACTGGTGA